From the genome of Solanum stenotomum isolate F172 chromosome 5, ASM1918654v1, whole genome shotgun sequence:
TTATTGAAACTACAAGTTGTTCACGCCataaatcaaatttatatatttattgacTTTATTGCTCACTACAcgaaaagtgtgaattacataGGGATTTTCCtagggattagtatgaaaatccgCAGGTAATTTATTTTCCTGCATATTTTCTTACTAATTTCCAGaaaaatccccatgtaattcaccCTTTTCTTGTGGTGGCTATCTTATgtaaatttattgttttaaaacAGTAGCTAGACACAGTTATAACTGTACTTGTTTATGTTAATTAGTAGTTAATTATTCAACGACCAAGAGTGGCATGTTTCCCACGCTAGTGTTTATGCGTGGAGTttcgattaatttgaattcgtGTTAGACAAACAATGACCAGGATAAAAATTTATCACaattatattttgaaagttaatatatatgtataaaaaataaatttaactagtatattcaatatgaatttttgtatatattataaAGACCATACTTGACTATATATGGCTCCGCTACTATACATAAGCTCCAATATGATGAGACAAATACTCTTTAACTCTCTATCGAGTATCGAGATTCTTTTCATTTCTAGAATTCAGACTCTACTTATTCTACGTGAAACAAATTACAACAATAAACTTGTTAATTATTCAATGTACATGTAAGCTATATGTATTTAAACTTTCattatggagaaaaaaaatctaaattattgTGTACAAGTTGTAACGCAAAAAATCTCACATTataatatgcatgcaaaatacagatgagatttataaaaatagaacTGAGGTCCCCTACCTATTATTACATGTTGTTGTACTATTTAGGTAAGTACAATATGCAAATTCTAGTAGCTAGTCGGTGAATGAAATGATCTCCAAGACATATTAAATTTCGTGTCGAGTTAAactaagacaaataaattaaagcGAGAAAAATATCTTCAGACGTTGATATTAACTACTAAATAAAGTCAACTAAAATATCGAAATTGGTTGTTATTTTTGTGAGGGAAAATTAAATACAACAAAGTCTCATCAACATTAAGTACATTTATCATATATGTACGTAGACTATCTAATTATAACATAATAGGTGAGATATTAACACTTAAATATGAAGTTCATGAGTAAATGCATATGCATTTCACTTGTCTTGTCAATTAATGTTATGAcctatatatatagttaattaGACGATATTTTATACCAAAAAAACTACTATAGTAGAGTAACATAAATTCTAAATAGATTCCTTTGACTTATGGTATGTGAAATAATTACCAGTATTAGTCTCCCTGTTGTTCTATGTTGAGTttcgattaatttgaatttacgtCACACAAAATAATGATCGTTAAGACAGGAAATTTGTCAaggatattttgaaatttaaaatatgtgtaaaaagttacttttaactaatatatatgcaatataattttctataaatatatattataaagaaCACACTAGAAATATCACATCATGCAAAATACAGATagagttttttttcttaagaaactagAACTGAGGTCCCCTACCCATTCTTACATGTTTTTGTACTATTGGTGAATGATATGACCCGAAGATATCTTAAATTTCGTGTCGAGTTAAACTAACGTAAACAAATTGGCTCGAAGAGAACATTTGCAATTGATATTCATTATACTAATTATGTAATAAATATATGAGATATAATTAGACATAATATAATCGACTATATAATCaaaattgattattatttttgtgagGGAAAACTATAATAAAGTCTCATTAACATCAAGTATATTTTTACTCaagatcaaatttatatttccGATCCCCACCTTGCTTGAAAGGGAGTGTTAAAGTATAACCTAACAACCACAAGTCATTAAGGTCACTCCATTAATTTAGCTTGTccggttaattaactaattgtTCGATATAGTTAGTTAGATTTTTTGTTTACTAGTCGACCTAAGTTGTACCCTTACTTTTGGGGAGGGGCTTGGCCTCTGAACCGCATGTGAGACGAGTTCTTACCTCATAAAGATATTTGAGGGTCACAAATCTTAGTCAATACTTGTGTGCatgaattaattgatttttcatGAAGTGGACATATCATAAAACTATACTACTTAATTAGAGTAcatgaaatatatatgtttgtcaTGAAAATTGGTTAGTATATAGTACTCTTAGCTGTAAATTGGAGGACCCCTACAAGTACAATTAATTTTGAATCTACCAAAcaagaaaacatattttttgttaagaaaaataaagtataatgaaaatgaaagaataaGGACTATGGAATATCTTGAATATTAATGTTCATTAATTATTGGGGtcttattcatttataattaTGTTGGTAAGAAAAGGTCCATTCATTTAAGAACTCATTTTTTACCCTCTGaccttgaataatttttttattttttttacttaactAGTTGTTCaacttaattaactaaattattgagaaagaataaagtATGGAcatatgattttgaatttgaaattcaatCACAACTTATTTGATTTACTGAAttagaattcaaattttatatttactataAAATCTTTAATATAAAACACGATTTTCAGATAAACTCATAAAGTAATACATAATATGCCCAATTCAGTTTCACTAATGATATCTACCAAACAAAGGAGATATTAACTCCTTTTAAACTAAGCAAAGGCGAAaacttaaaagtgaattattaATAGATGTTCATGAATTAGAAGGCATGGATCAAGAAATAGCGATTTTCCCCTTATAAATAGTACAAGTAAGAAAAGTACcgtttttatttttccttttatacttttattattatttttaataaaagggtaaaatatactgacaagtaaaaaataaaatatcaaagaaTTAGGTGTAAGTGTAACTAACTACGGTCCACGACAACTTTACTAGTCCCTACCTTGGGATTTTGCATTGATTGGTACCGTTGGTTTAAAAGACTCGTTTCACTTGTAATATTGTCCGCTCTAATTTTCATGATTTAAAAATCTATTAACACAATAACTCTTTTGTGTAGTTGTGATCAACGATGTGAAATTTGCCTAGGATACTATCATATACACTTCATAAAGGACTTATCAGCATCATCGCAAATTAATAATATGTGGGATCTTAATTCATCTAAAACGTCATGTGcatctttttcaaaaacttGCAAGCTAAACAGTTTAGGCATattacataaacatgacccttaacttgacgTCAGCTTGTAACTATGACCTTTAGCTTTggatgcacaagtagacacttaaacagGAGCGGCTCAACATATTcgaggcctaaagcgaaattttaattagaggcctaaaatttaaataaattttatctgtatttatttatttttctaaatttttagatgtaaattattccttaatattttttttataaatgattttttcaaatatttttttaattattatttttaagcaagactttatcaattcaacattgaaaaagatcattttattgagacaattattatatgaatcaATAATATAGTTCTATAAGtaataaattgataaattttaaacaaaGAAGAGAGTTAGAATCATAGAATCTGATTCAAAAAGTTGATAACTTGGTATACCCTACTTTAGTATGAAAAGTtacgaagaaataaaaaaatatttgtaatttactttgttcaacacttttcagctattgattcatatttttgacagaatattactctaactatcaaagatttgaagaaatagagtacagaaggagttaaaaaggataaataatgtgagtgttagcgaagaatatatatatatatatatatatactttttattataaataattaattattttcatgaaaaaattaaacatgattttattttaataaaaatttgaggCCCCCAAAGGCATTGGCCTAAAAATTCATAGGCAAGAGTCGGCCATGCACTTAAACTTgcataaaattgaacaaattgacacattcgtcctacatggAACCCTACATGGAATTTTTGTGTCTTGCATGGCATCTTGcttgtattatgtcatgtaggacatatgtgtctacttgttcaattttatacaagtttaaatatttatttgtgcacactcaaagttggaggacataatTGTccgttgaagccaagttaaaagtcttatttatgtattatgcctaacaGTTTATCAGTCATTCTCTTTGATCAGTCCTCATCGGCCCGGCCGGCACCTCTCCTTCATGAGCTATCAATTTTGTAACGACCACCAAGACAATTGTGTCATGcataattcatattaattagtaACACCCCATATAACTaccctaataataataataataataataataataataatagtaaataaCTATTTATACGAAAGTAGGTAAAGTAAACACAAAAGTAAGTTCAGAAAACCTTACAATATCATTATACTTGCCACCCTGCCATTTGAGATTTTTAAGAGATATACATATTGATGTCACGTACCATGCATGGACACAAAGCAATTTATGTATTCACAGAAGAATTTAACTTCTTATGtagtacaatatttttttcttatataattaCATCATTTATTATAAGTAAAATCGTTTAAAAAGTTGAAGagtaaatcaattttttttaaaatataatcttCTATAACAATTTTGAATACATTCAAGTTAGATATGTGGACTATGTTTGGTAATTGGAGTAGTATCCAAGGATATGATCTTGAGCTCAATATAATAAACTGATGTGAAACATAAGGTTTATGTTCAAattctaacaaaataaaaaaatactaggCGGATTCTTTCGTCTAGTCATgccttaataaataatatactCAAAATTGCAAgtatttaatagaattagtaAAAGTAAAACTAATTAAGTAGTTTTACAATATGATGAGTGTATATATCAACACACTCATTCAAATATAAtgataatgtaaaaaaaaaaaaagtacaataaCCCCAGCTCCAACAACAACATTACATATCGCGTAAATGTACacaaattttatcattattttacAGATAAATGAAGAAAGTTACGATAAAATACTACTCtgtataaataatctaatgaATCATGTAATCATCTTAATAGATAAAACGATAATCGAAGTGTACACCCACCCACCCCTCcttacccccacccccaccagAAGAAAAACACCCTGCGGCCTGCGGTTTTCATTCTTCTATATCTCTGTGACTCTGTGtgtctatatctatatctatatctatatatatatattatacccTTGTCTACCTGTTCTTTTCACCATTCTTCTCTTCTCTAtcctttaatttcttcaaaaaaattacaaatcaaacacaaaaatgGCAGCAGCTGCAATTTCTACAATCTCAATGATCGATTCCAACATGGAAGTTGACAAATTAACATACGAAATCTTCTCCATTCTCGAAAATAAGTTCCTCTTTGGCTACGATAATGACCCAAAACTTTCTTCTGCATGCAGAGAAAATCTCAATTTCTCCACCCCTTTCGCCGGAAACAAAAATGACCCCGCCGGAAAAATCAGGATTCTCTCTATTGACGGAGGTGGGTCCACTAATGGCATCCTAGCTGCTAAATCTTTAACACATTTGGAAACAACCCTTCGTCGGATAACCGGAAAGAAAAACACCCACATTGCTGATTTCTTCGATGTAGTCGCCGGGTCCGGTACCGGCGGGATCCTCGCTACTCTTCTCTTCACTCGTGGGAAAGATGGGGTTCCTCTTTTCACAGCAGAGGAAGCTCTCAAATTCCTAATCGAGAATAACCGGAAAATCTCTCGGTCTTCTTCAAATGGAGTTCTCCGGCGTGTTTTCCGGCCACCAGTGAAGGTGTTCGGAAACGTGTTCGGcgatttaactttaaaagaaacTGTAAAAGCAGTTTTAATCCCCTGCTACGACCTCACCACAAGATCACCGTTCCTTTTCTCCCGTGCTGATGCTTTGGAAATGGACGGCTGTGATTTTAAGCTGGCAGATGTATGTGGGGCCACAATAGCTGATCGTACGGTGGAAGTGAAATCAGTTGATGGAAGACGAAAGATCACAGCCGTTGGTGGTGGGGTCACCATGAATAATCCAACGGCTGCTGCTATCACTCATGTTCTTAACAATAAACAAGAATTTCCCTTTGCTAATTCAGTTGAAGATTTGTTAGTAATTTCACTGGGCAACGGAGAATCAGATTCCGGCACCGGAAACATGACGTCATCACCGGCGGCATTTGTTAAGATCGCCGGAGATGGAGCTGCCGACATGGTACGTAAACATTTTTTTTGGCTCATGCAAATTATGTTGGTTCACCGACACACGATCGtggtgaaatgacaaatattatttattcagGTATTGTTAATTAGTCAAGTCTCAATACGAGTAATGAACATAGAATGAGAGGCCAAAAACAAAGTTGGTACTTTGGAATTAATGAGTTTTATTATTATGGGACCTTGAATTACTTAATTTACCTACTAAATGGTCCACTAAATCTtttgattaaataatttacCTAACTATATACTAGTTTATTAGGAACTTTAATTTGGAATATTAGGTAAGTATTTGCAttaagtataaacatcaagaaaaaCGAGTGTATCGAACtgtctttttttttaggttattatttattaaatattatcatTGATGCTAGAGTTAACTCCTCCGAGCTTCAATTATGGGAAGGTAACAACTAATATTATTACGCGACAACTTAGGATGTTGATATCGATCAATCATGCTCAATACAATAATTGTCCTGGCTATATTATatcttttgtttatttcttaATGATATTGACTTTCAAGTAACTTGATTTTTTATATCGTCAGTTTAGGTAGACtaatgtttttttgttgttactTATAACAAATGCAGGTAGATCAAGCTGTATCAATGGCATTTGGAGAATTTAGAAACAATAACTATGTTAGAGTACAAGGAAATGAAATTATTGGAAAAAAACACCATatgataaaagatgaaaaaatgagaaaatcaaTTGCAATTGCTGAGGAAATGCTAAAGCAGAAAAATGTGGAATCGATATTATTTCAAGGGAAAAAATTGGTGGAAAAAACAAATTTAGACAAATTGGAAATATTTGCAGGTGAATtaatcaaagaagaagaaatgaggaAAAATAGTATATTATCTCCAGTTGTTTTGAAACAATCATCATCATCTCCAAGAACATCATCTGCAACAACTTTATCGACTATTTCATCgtgttaaattaaaataatacgAAAGATCATTGTATGCATCATGATCATATATTAGCTCGATTTTAAGTTAGACTAGTAAGACGAGTTAAGTTAACTCGCTGAATCAAGGGTTTGAAGCCACTCGCGATGAATGATATAGTCTTAAACATCCGAGTTTGCGCTTAAGTTttcagtttatttattttaggtttgattttgttgtaaAATGTAAATTTAGATTATGAATCTTGATGAATGTGTGTGtgtatttttgttgttaataTTATGAATATATTGCTTATTAAGAGCAATGGTAAGCAGTAAGCACTTGGTGGTAGTAATTTGTATGTTTATCAACCCTAGtaattttaaagtaataatttaacgttaaaatactcattttaaccttttaatgaaataatttctaGTCACACATATATTTGTGACTTATTTtaaaccacaagtttcaaaagttcttaaattatgtgtcaagtcaaactaattcatataaattgaaatctAATTGTCTCCTTCAATAGAGATTTTATTTTAAGtagattaaatttttatttagagttaTTATTAACTTGAAATCTAATTGTCTTCTTCAATAGAGATTTATTTTtagcaaaataaatatttcttttgttccaatttatatgagttaatttgacttgacacgtagcttaagaaagaaagacagacttttaaaacttatgatCTAAAATAAGTCACAGATATTTGTGTAGCTATAAGTTAtttcattaaaggtaaaatgagcattttgaagttaaattattactttccGTGAAGCATCTTATCTTTCACAGAAAATGATTCAAAGAAATACATTGCACCGTCAGATTCATTTTTTAATCGTATGATCGTTTTAAGCGATACATTGGACCAAGAGGTCACAAAGTCAAGTAAGCGAAGACTGCATACAATAGACCGAATGTGATTTGAGGTATTGGACCTTTTCCACGCATCTTAGGTGGAAGACGAAGAATGCCTCCTCCTACGTTGGGCAAGCCATCAATGAGATAAAGAGAGATCGTTGTTGAAGGGCTAGAATTCAAACCTAATGACAGGATCTACGGGTCAAGGTCTATGCGTATGATCCTAATTATAGGGTCAAACGCAGATAAACACATTGAACTATCCATGTTGTTGAGACTTGAGAGCCCTCAAAGCCCAAGCACAACAAGAGCGTTCTACTACTTAGCTAATAGGCCATCAATCTTTCTTTCTACTACAATGAGCTACCCATGTGGTTGAGAGCCCTCAACGCCCAAGCACAGTGAGATCGTTCTACTACTAAGCTAATAGCCCATCAAACTACACATCGGGCAAATAAGAGAGCTTAGTGCACCGAGCTACCCTCCTCCATACATGGTTTCAAAGCATGCTTTATGAAAAGATGGCGCATCAgtcttctttttcaattccaTAAAAGTTGCCTACTGGGAACTGACCAGTAAACTGACTAACAAGAGGCATAATTGTTAGTCGAGTCGATAGATCATGGCAATCAATTCGATGTAGTATGGTTAAAATACACCTTCCAATTTAAAggtatcaaatatttttcagcAATCAACCATTTCTTTGCCATAATTGCCAACACTAGAATAAACTAGCCAGCATGCAGCAGCTACATTAGCTCAGCAACTTCTAAACTTTAGTTTAACTTTTCCCATTACACAGTTGTACagtacaacaaaaaaaaggattttaCATGAAGAATCATCAGGGGACTCACTTCGGAGGCAATCCAACAAGACCAGCTGAATTCATCCTCCAAATCTCTTCAAAGATGAagtgactaacgatcgttgatcGTCAACAACTCAGCAGACAGTTCGACCATAGCAGATTGATGCAATGTAAAGATTTTTGGACCATTTTTCCTGACAAATGAATGGAAGCAATTTGAGAGTAGAAAAGGAAAGAACGAAACGAGTACATTCATAATAAATATGCAAACTGCATTGCACAAACTCCTGTCAAACGGAACATCAATTGTTTTATAAAACATAAGACACCAATTTTCAcagctttttttttcttttttgaacttGGTAACTTCAATTTTCACAGCTTTCAAGAAATCAAATTCCTTCAactatttaaattcaaaactttGATGTGACATTTTCTCTATCAAACCAACTTTTTAGCcatcattttcatattttctccCATGACTAATACAATAAACAAGCCAAACAAACATCCTAAATTACGGGTCCAGTCAAAGAAACGTCTTATAAttggaacagagggagtaagtGGTATATTCCATCAAAACTTCTTTTGTAAGTATTCCACTTGTTAGATTTAAGGAAAATCAAGGCAAACAGGAAACATGCAAGGGTATGAAAAAGAATCGTCACCTTTACATGGGTACTTGGGAAGGCAGATGTCCGCAAAGTCTCTTGAGTTTCATCAATCATTTTACGCCTTGGTATGCTCAATATGAAAGCCGCTTGATCAGCGGTGGCAGCCATAGAAGTTATTCTAAACCCACCTTCCCACCGTCGATGTATTCCTTCACTTGGGTAAAGGAAATCGAGTTCAACAACCTACAAAGTCATCTTCTTTAAGCCACTATTGTTGAGGAATTCAAGAAATGCAGTAAAGTGACAACTGAATGAAAATAACTTCACCTGTTCTGCATATCCAGCATTTCGGGACATCACCACACCCCATCGATTGCCAGCAGTGGTCATTGATGTTACATGGAAACCTTCTTTCCATTTTTTGTTTATCcatttaaaaggaaaagattCACTTACTTTGTAAGACTGTTGTGTATAAGGAGTTCCTGATTCATTAAGCACGGAGAAATTAATAGATTGCTTAtaaaacaatcaacaataaccATAATCAAGTTGATTCACAGCACACCTATTCGTGGTAAAAACATCTGCAGTGGATAATCTTAGCAACAAAATACAGCTCACcaaccaaaaatacaaaaagatgGGTAACCAGAAATAAAACCATCCATATATTGTAGCTCTAACACCATTTACATATTGTAGCTCTAACACCCTTATATCAGCCACAGTTGCCTTGACCAAACCAAAATGTTCTGAGGCAGcaatgacaaatatatatacagGCCAGTCATTAGCTTGTGGTCtcaattttattcttctttgtAACCAAGATATCCCATATGAGTTAGCTGGTCCAACCCCAAGTGTAGGTTCAAATCATGGGGGAGAATGCACCCACCTTGCACCCTTCTCCAACTTAAATACCATGATTCATGTCAGTGACAGGGTTTGAGGTTTGAACTCATGACATGCGCCCAATCCATGCTTCCCAAGATGTGTCCTTACCTAAGTCCCTTACCACTGAACCATTGCCTCCAGGCTAGTCTGTGGTCTTAACTTTCCCTACTTTTTCAGTAGCTAAACAATGGAAAGTGGTGGTAAATTGCTATTTGGTATTCTAATTCTATCAGACTGCAACTCACATCCGAAAACATCTCATAAAAATCTGAACTATGGAATAGGTCCGAAAGACATGAGTTAATCGTCAGGTCTACCCTTATACAGGGCATATAATTCTACACTTACCGATGTTTATAAGCAAGAGAACAAACCACATGAAGATCCCTATTGTTCAGTATTAAAACCACATGAACATCCCACTTCACCTCCCGGTCACTCTTGTACCAAGAAACCTTCTACGCTAAAGTTTTATAGATCAAGTAGACTGAGCCGCAACATCCCTGTTGTTCATCAGAACCACATCACTTGGCCCCCTTTCCACCtttctttttctattatctAATAAAGCTACTTAGACCAACCAGCAGGTATGACCACACTCTTAAACAGCAAAAAAAAATCCACACCTTTTTCCAAACAGAATTATTTTCTATTCCATCCTTTGCCATTTGACTGAAGACCAGATCTGTGAAAGGCTAGTGCACATGTGCAACAAAGTAAAAGAAACAATTGAAGGGCAGGTAACATGAAGTTCAAACAAGTTACAGACTTGAACTTAATCTGTTAATAATACTTGGGATATTCTCATAGTCGCACAGTATATACAATATTCAATCTAGTTATTGTATGATGGTTTTGTTAAGCACAGACTTTTCACTAATAAAGAAATTTCCCACCAAAAATAGAAAGATGGAAACCATATCATTCCACAAGGAGAAGTCCATCAATTGATTCGTCTGTAAACACTTCAAACAGTGAAGAAAACagataatttttcctttaatatcTAACCTTTGGACATAACGACTAAGGAACTTCCATTAGTTGCACCAGCTATTGAGCTGATGTAGTAGTTCTTTTCCCACTGTTCCATAATCCAATCCTGATAAGAAGAACAACCGAGTCGGACAATTGTTGAGTACATAAcctatgaaaaaaaaagagacaaagaTAATCACTGAATATGAAAGCGCAAGGTGATTGAGATGCTAACCTTATGGAGGAAGGCAGCTGAAAGCTCGTAAACCTGAGACGAGAAACCGGTTCCTGCATCCATGATTAAGGCCCACAGATTGGCTGCTGAAGCCACACAGCTGATGTAAAGACCATCTTCATTTCCCTTGTCTACATGCTGCCTAAGCCTAGTGTCGGCAACATTGTAGTGGTACCTATAAATTCATCATGATACTTTTCTATCAGCAACTCATACTATTATGGAATCACATTCATTAAGAAGATAATTTAACATGAATATCCATGTTCTATGTAATAAATACTCAATTCATGAATAACTCACGTAATCCCGAAAGTGTAGCCTGTCTTACCAGATCCTATAATATGATTCATTGAAATAGAAGGTAGAGGTGCACCAAAAAGGTTGCACACAAGGGAATTCAAGCACTGAGGCACCTCTTTAAGGAATTATAATAATGACCAGAtgtgttttttgtttttctgtttTGAATTAAATGAATGACCAGACATGTTTAAACTCATTATCACACTTTCATTTCTAGCAACTTACCTCTGCTTCATAGGACGTCTTGCATTATAAACAGAAATCCATTGTGTTGCCGGACTACCTAATCGTACTTTTTTCTTTGGTTGCTCGTCTTCCTCCAAGTTTATAAGCAACCTTCCCCGCTTCTGCCCAACCTGATTAGACAAGAGGTAACAGGTGAGTGAGAAACCAATATCGTTGTGCAAACACATACGTGCATGAATATGGATAGAAACCTTGAGAGCTCCATCAATTCTTATTGGCCGTAGTGACGTGACTGGCTCAATAAGACTCTCAAAGAAAGAGATAAGCTTGGCATAATTTGGTTCCTcatcaaatttcatatttgtCACAGCCTCAAGGAAATGCTTGAATGGTGCCGGACAGAAACAACACATCAACTCCGGGGAAGTGGCCATTTTCTTCTTACAGACGAGAAAACTCTTGTTGTCACCCTATTAAAtccaaaacaacaaataaaaaaaaatcataaagcttcaaaagacaaaattaaacCACTAAAACAACTTACAAAAGCACGTAACAACCAACCTGATAGCCTTGCCACGGTAACCTTCCCTTTATAAGAAATATTAATGTGTATGCTAGTGACTCCAGGTCATCCCTTCTACTTCCAGTCCGACCCAAATGCGCATGCACACTTGCATATCTTATGGTGCCCCTGTCAAAGCAAATATATGAGTCCACATTTAATagggttattgaattgtatgCCCAAAATTATTCAAGTTACATGACATATAAACAAACCTGAATATATCTGGCCTCTGGTCATATTCAACATGCATACCAGATGCTGCATCTTTCCATCTAGATGCTGCATTAACCAATGATACATTATGAACAGTACTCAAGATTAACATTGAATGAAGAGAAATGGTATtctttaaggggtcgtttggtagagcgtattaaaaaaaataatgcatgcattagcctTGTGTATTACAAGTACCTTATTAGGTACTCTTttccaac
Proteins encoded in this window:
- the LOC125864491 gene encoding casein kinase 1-like protein HD16 isoform X1 codes for the protein MPELRSGARRSKRLGDLQPAPQPVGQGENLALPTQNRTRRRGGGGGRGRGNATAIGKGPSGTRGRPSGAGRGRGIRLIDLDPEPLCEGLPQAAPVGVAEPDFNRVDGAADKKIAMDGGGSPDKVMGVEEEAGTTPVPDRVQVGNSPVYKTERKLGKGGFGQVYVGRRTSGGTERTGPDAVEVALKFEHRNSKGCNYGPPYEWQVYNTLNGCYGIPWVHFKGRQGDFYILVMDMLGPSLWDVWNSLGQSMSPNMVACIAVEAISILEKLHLKGFVHGDVKPENFLLGLPGSQDEKKLYLIDLGLASRWKDAASGMHVEYDQRPDIFRGTIRYASVHAHLGRTGSRRDDLESLAYTLIFLIKGRLPWQGYQGDNKSFLVCKKKMATSPELMCCFCPAPFKHFLEAVTNMKFDEEPNYAKLISFFESLIEPVTSLRPIRIDGALKVSIHIHARMCLHNDIGFSLTCYLLSNQVGQKRGRLLINLEEDEQPKKKVRLGSPATQWISVYNARRPMKQRYHYNVADTRLRQHVDKGNEDGLYISCVASAANLWALIMDAGTGFSSQVYELSAAFLHKDWIMEQWEKNYYISSIAGATNGSSLVVMSKGTPYTQQSYKVSESFPFKWINKKWKEGFHVTSMTTAGNRWGVVMSRNAGYAEQVVELDFLYPSEGIHRRWEGGFRITSMAATADQAAFILSIPRRKMIDETQETLRTSAFPSTHVKEKWSKNLYIASICYGRTVC
- the LOC125865999 gene encoding patatin-like protein 3, with the protein product MAAAAISTISMIDSNMEVDKLTYEIFSILENKFLFGYDNDPKLSSACRENLNFSTPFAGNKNDPAGKIRILSIDGGGSTNGILAAKSLTHLETTLRRITGKKNTHIADFFDVVAGSGTGGILATLLFTRGKDGVPLFTAEEALKFLIENNRKISRSSSNGVLRRVFRPPVKVFGNVFGDLTLKETVKAVLIPCYDLTTRSPFLFSRADALEMDGCDFKLADVCGATIADRTVEVKSVDGRRKITAVGGGVTMNNPTAAAITHVLNNKQEFPFANSVEDLLVISLGNGESDSGTGNMTSSPAAFVKIAGDGAADMVDQAVSMAFGEFRNNNYVRVQGNEIIGKKHHMIKDEKMRKSIAIAEEMLKQKNVESILFQGKKLVEKTNLDKLEIFAGELIKEEEMRKNSILSPVVLKQSSSSPRTSSATTLSTISSC
- the LOC125864491 gene encoding casein kinase 1-like protein HD16 isoform X2, whose translation is MPELRSGARRSKRLGDLQPAPQPVGQGENLALPTQNRTRRRGGGGGRGRGNATAIGKGPSGTRGRPSGAGRGRGIRLIDLDPEPLCEGLPQAAPVGVAEPDFNRVDGAADKKIAMDGGGSPDKVMGVEEEAGTTPVPDRVQVGNSPVYKTERKLGKGGFGQVYVGRRTSGGTERTGPDAVEVALKFEHRNSKGCNYGPPYEWQVYNTLNGCYGIPWVHFKGRQGDFYILVMDMLGPSLWDVWNSLGQSMSPNMVACIAVEAISILEKLHLKGFVHGDVKPENFLLGLPGSQDEKKLYLIDLGLASRWKDAASGMHVEYDQRPDIFRGTIRYASVHAHLGRTGSRRDDLESLAYTLIFLIKGRLPWQGYQGDNKSFLVCKKKMATSPELMCCFCPAPFKHFLEAVTNMKFDEEPNYAKLISFFESLIEPVTSLRPIRIDGALKVGQKRGRLLINLEEDEQPKKKVRLGSPATQWISVYNARRPMKQRYHYNVADTRLRQHVDKGNEDGLYISCVASAANLWALIMDAGTGFSSQVYELSAAFLHKDWIMEQWEKNYYISSIAGATNGSSLVVMSKGTPYTQQSYKVSESFPFKWINKKWKEGFHVTSMTTAGNRWGVVMSRNAGYAEQVVELDFLYPSEGIHRRWEGGFRITSMAATADQAAFILSIPRRKMIDETQETLRTSAFPSTHVKEKWSKNLYIASICYGRTVC